CTTGGTGAGGCGCCAGCCCGGGTTGAGCTCGATCTTGGTAAAGCCGTTGGCGATCGGCTGGGTGCGGCCAATCTCGATGGGAGGTGTGCTGCGATCGCGGTTGGACACCGCCATCAGCTTGAGGTCATTGGCCTGCTTCACCAGGCGCAGGCTGTACTGCACACCGAGATCTTGGTCGGCGACTCGGATCGAGTAGCCGTTGCTGTCGGTGCTGCGACCGCAGATACCGGTGAAGTCAAATTTGAGCAAAAGCGGATCTACCACCGTAGGAGCGCTGCCGCTCTCGCTCCAGCAGGCTCGACTGCGGCTGATTTGCTCTAGGATGAGCAGCTGGTGAGAAGTGGCACCAGCGGGAGCAGCGATCGCGATGAACTTGTTTTGGTCCACCTCTTGCTGACCAAACTGAGCGGCAGCAGCAGGAGGCACGGGAGCAAGGGTATTCACTGCGGCGGAGGTAGCGGTGGCGGCAATGAGAGCTAGGCGACGAATGACGGATTTCATCTTCGGTTTTGCAAAAGCTTGGTGGTAGATGGTGTCGAAGAGGAGGGATGAATAGTTCCGACTCCCAGTGACCTCTTTAACTGTATTGAAGCAGCCCTAAGAAACCATTAAAAGCACACTTATTCAGCTTTGGAAACTGTGACAGATCGGAGAGTTGATGCCTCGCGGCGATCGCCCTCCAAAAGCCCCATTTCAGGCAGATTGACGCTTTTGGCGATCGCCTCGGAGAGGGTCTCAGCCCTCACCACCCCCTAGTCCAATTTTTCATCTGGCACCTTATTCCGCATTTTATAGAGCTATTTTTCGTCTTTCCAGGAACAATTTTATGAGCTATTTTTAGTTACTTTCTTTGATGTTTTAGCCTTTCTTAAAGCCGATTGGCAGCAGAAAAAATTTGTTTTTTAGTTATCCGGATCGGAGATTTGACTAGGCGAATGATGTAGGTTTATCCCAAACTACTGAGTCAGATCGCAATCATTTGTGGACAGGCCGATCAGCCTGCGCGTTTTCACGCTTGCGCAGCGGAAACATCGGTGGCAGGACTTGCCAAGGAGAGGATCCAGGGGAAAATGGCGATAGCTTGCGGGTAGCCCCCCACAGAAGACTGCCCGGTGGATGGTTTGCTGTCAGCCTCGCTTTTTTCTATGAAACTTCGTTTTGTTTCGAGCTCTGTCTCTGCTCTGATTGTGGCCCTCAGTTTTCCCCTCTCGGTGCTGGCGCGACCGGCTGCCCTCACCACCCAGGACCCCGGCAGCCAGATCAACGTGCGCAGCGGGCCTTCCGTTTCGGCGAGCACTCCCCACTACGGGTTGGCGGGCGATCGCATCGAGACCCTCGACGAAATCCGCGATGCCAACGGCGATCGCTGGTACTACGTCCGCTTCAGCAGCAGCAACGCCGAAGGCTGGGTCCGGGCGGATTTTGTGCGCTTTCTAGACGGCAGCGACAGCCGTGCAGAAAGCCGCAATGAGCCCAGCAGCCGCGACAACGGCGATCGCCCCCGAGACGGGGTCCCCGAGCAAGCCCTCGAGATCTGCCGCGATCGCGTCCGCAACGCCTATCCGCGCCTCAGCGCCCGAGACATCACGGTGCGGGCCAGCAGTCAGCGCGGCGACGGCAGCTACAGCATGACTTGGCGGACGGTAGAAGACGCAGAGGGCTTCTGCCGCCTCAGCCGCAACGGCGGGGTGCTGGAGTTTTACACCGTTCTCGAACCGAGCAGTCGCCCTGCCAGCGATCGCTCCGCCAGCGAAGCCACCGTCGTTTCCTTCGAGACGGACGGCCACGCCGTGCGGATCTTCCGGCGCGATGGCGGCCTCCAGCTCAACCTCTACAACAAGCGCAGCAACCGCACCGTCCTGCAAGGGGTCCCGGTCGAGCAAACCAGCAACGACCAGGTCACACGCTACATCTACCGGGCCGATCGGCCGGTCACCGTGGAGGTCGAGCGCGGCGGCCAGCGGTGGCTGAACGTGCCCCAGGGACAGCGAATCCAGCGAGAGCGCGGGTACTAGGGCGTGGGCGATCGCTGGGTGATCCGGGCCTGGAGCTCCTCGCGAATCCGGGCCATGATGGAGCGCTCATCCAGCGAGTTCAAAATCCGCTCCACGACGGCCTTGGGGCCATCCGGCCCCCAGGACGCGCCGTTGATCAAATAGGTCTTGGCCACTTGGCCGATGCCGTAGGAGGAAACCCCCGCCACGCTGGCCTGGGTCAGGGCCACCGACAGGTAAGGGGCGATCGCCATGCCGCCCGTCGCCGGGACCGATAGGCCCAGCACCCCCTTGAGGGAGCTCAGGCCCAGGTTGGCCAGCAGCTCGCTGGCCGTGATGCCGCCCATGCTCAGCGCAATTCGCTGCAACAGGGCGATCGCCCCCTGCTCCGTCATCGAAATGCCGTACAGGCGCGACAGCGTCAAAATCATCGCCACATCGATGGCCACGCCGCTCAGCATGTCCACCACCGTCACCGGGTTGAGCGCCACCGCCAGGGCCTTGGCCATCACCCCATTCCAGATGATCCGGTTGGCGCTGCGATCGCGAATGGCCCGCTTGCGCGCCAGCAGCTGCTCATTCACCGTGTCGGCGTAGAGCATCGTGTTGAGGGCCACCAAGGACTTGCCTTCGCGATGCAAAATCTCCAAGATCCGCAGCTTGAGGTCATCCACCTGGGGCGGCCCCAAGCGCAGCTGCACCGTCAGCCCCCCATCCGGTCGCCGCACCGCCTCCGGCACCAGCGGCGACGCCGCCGCCATCACGATCTCGTCGGGCGACAGCAGCTCCTTGACCCGCTCATCGCGAATCTTTTGGTAGATCGCCAGGCGATCGGCGTCGGGATACTGGTCGATCTTGTTAAAGACCAGCAGGATCGGTTTGTTGGCTTTGCGCAGCTCCGACAGCGCCGCGTACTCGACCTTGGTAATGTCCCCGGCCACGATAAACAGCAGCAGGTCGGCTTGGTGAGCCACCTGGCGAGCCAGGGCTTCGCGCTCCTCCCCGTGGACCTCGTCGATGCCGGGGGTGTCCGTGAGCTCAATGCGAGAGTTGCCCAATCCTTGCAGCGCCACCCGCACCAAATTGCGATCGCCATTTTCCAGCAGCGACTCCTGGCTCAGGGTCCAGCGCGATCGCCGAATGTCCTGGGTCACCCCGTGGATCGGCCCCGTCTCAAACAGCGCCTCGCCCAGCAGCGCATTCAAAATCGACGACTTGCCGCGGCCCACCATCCCAAACGCCGCGATGTGAATCACCGAATTCTCCAGCTTGTCGAGCATGGCGGCCAAGTTCTCAATCTCGGCCTCTAGGCCCGCCCGCTCCTCCGGCGACAAATCCAGGCGGCTCACCAGATCTCGCAGCGCCTCCTGGGCCTCGCGATAGTTCAGCTCCTCCTGGATATCGTCAAATCCCGTGAGGATCTGCTCCAGGCCTGCGTCGAGATCCTCCGGCAGTCCCGCTGCATTGAGGCGATCGCCTCCCGTTTCCGAGCCTCTTGACCCTGGCAATGCCACAACCTCCTTCCTCGCCATCGCTGAGCCATCTCGATCCTAGGACACCCAGGCGATCGCCGCAGGCCCCAACGCAAAAAGCAGGCCCCAGCAAGGACCTGCTTTCTACCGTATTTCTTCTTGAGGAGCCAACGAATCCTTTCATTGGCAACGCCGACCCAGTGCACGAGCGGCTTCCAGCCAAAGGCCAGAGATTTAACGGAACCGTCTCTTGCGACGTGCAGCCACAGCCTTACGCTTGCGCTTCTCGTGGGGAGTTTCGAAGTGACGACGACATTTCACGTCAGCCAAGATTCCTGCCCGAGAAACTTGGCGCTTGAATCGACGCAATGCGGACTCAATACCTTCGTTTTCTCCGAGAACCACTTGGGTCATACGTAACCATCCTCCTTGATAGATGTGAGTGAACTAAAGCAGTTTAGATGCAAAATGTCCGAGACTCTAGCACGCAGTTCTCAACCGAACGGCTCGTCTCAAGTGCCAGACCCTAAATAATTCCGAGGCGTTGCTATCGCCTGTTTCGCTCTTCAACGTCTCGGGCAAAAGCTGACTTGCACCGGGAAAAGCCCTAGGGATTTCTGAGGGAAGCTGCCCTCAGTACGTGCAGCGGGTTCTGCATCTCACCTTATCTAGGCTATCACAAAGACCTGGGGCGTTTCACCTGAGCGCGCGCTCCTCCCCCAGGGCCTGCACATTTTTGGTCGCGATCGGTGATAAGATTATTAATTCAGCGCCATCCGCCAGGTAGACGCCCCGGCGTCCTGGCAAATTCTTAAGTTTTTCAGTGCCAACTCAACACGCAAACGAAGCATGATTAAACTGCGCCTAAAGCGATTTGGAAAGAAGCGGGAAGCGAGCTACCGGATTGTGGCTACCCAAAGCACCTCTCGCCGCGACGGTCGTCCCCTAGAAGAGCTGGGCTTCTACAATCCCCGCACCGACGAAACCCAACTGGATGTTGAGGCGATCGTCAAGCGACTGCAAACCGGCGCACAGCCGACTCCCACCGTGCGTCGCATCCTCGAGAAAGCAAATGTCCTCGAACAGGTCAAGGCCTGAAACTGAATCTGCCATGGCGAACCAGTCCTCTCCAAAACATCCGGATTATGCAGGCCTGGTTCGTTTTTTGATGGAGCCTCTCCTCGATAGCGCTGACTCGCTGCGGGTGGACTGCGAAGTCTCTTCGAATCAGACACGAGCGCTGGTTCGCCTTGCCGTTGATGGGCCAGAAAAGGGGCGTGCTTTTGGGCGCGGTGGCCGAAACATTTATGCGATTCGCACGGTTTTGTCAGCGGCTGCTCAGGCAGTGGGCCAAACGGTGCATCTAGATGTGTTCGGCGGCATTCCCCACGGCCCCGAGGGTGAGCGGGAGCATTCGCCTCGGTCTGCTTCGCATGGACGCCCGGAGCGTCGCGACGGCGATCGCCCGCCTCGGCCAACCCGGCGATCGGTCGATTCTCAGTGACGCGTTGGCCGCTTTTTAGGGCATTGTATTTGAGCAGCAGCTCCTGATTAGGGGGCTGCTGCTTGTTTTTGGAAGATCATCAGGTGCTGCTGGGGCAGAGCGTCCTGGGTCTCCAGCCAGGTCAGGCCC
This genomic stretch from Geitlerinema sp. PCC 7407 harbors:
- the rpsU gene encoding 30S ribosomal protein S21 — protein: MTQVVLGENEGIESALRRFKRQVSRAGILADVKCRRHFETPHEKRKRKAVAARRKRRFR
- a CDS encoding SH3 domain-containing protein; translation: MKLRFVSSSVSALIVALSFPLSVLARPAALTTQDPGSQINVRSGPSVSASTPHYGLAGDRIETLDEIRDANGDRWYYVRFSSSNAEGWVRADFVRFLDGSDSRAESRNEPSSRDNGDRPRDGVPEQALEICRDRVRNAYPRLSARDITVRASSQRGDGSYSMTWRTVEDAEGFCRLSRNGGVLEFYTVLEPSSRPASDRSASEATVVSFETDGHAVRIFRRDGGLQLNLYNKRSNRTVLQGVPVEQTSNDQVTRYIYRADRPVTVEVERGGQRWLNVPQGQRIQRERGY
- the rpsP gene encoding 30S ribosomal protein S16, producing the protein MIKLRLKRFGKKREASYRIVATQSTSRRDGRPLEELGFYNPRTDETQLDVEAIVKRLQTGAQPTPTVRRILEKANVLEQVKA
- a CDS encoding DUF697 domain-containing protein, with protein sequence MARKEVVALPGSRGSETGGDRLNAAGLPEDLDAGLEQILTGFDDIQEELNYREAQEALRDLVSRLDLSPEERAGLEAEIENLAAMLDKLENSVIHIAAFGMVGRGKSSILNALLGEALFETGPIHGVTQDIRRSRWTLSQESLLENGDRNLVRVALQGLGNSRIELTDTPGIDEVHGEEREALARQVAHQADLLLFIVAGDITKVEYAALSELRKANKPILLVFNKIDQYPDADRLAIYQKIRDERVKELLSPDEIVMAAASPLVPEAVRRPDGGLTVQLRLGPPQVDDLKLRILEILHREGKSLVALNTMLYADTVNEQLLARKRAIRDRSANRIIWNGVMAKALAVALNPVTVVDMLSGVAIDVAMILTLSRLYGISMTEQGAIALLQRIALSMGGITASELLANLGLSSLKGVLGLSVPATGGMAIAPYLSVALTQASVAGVSSYGIGQVAKTYLINGASWGPDGPKAVVERILNSLDERSIMARIREELQARITQRSPTP
- a CDS encoding KH domain-containing protein — protein: MANQSSPKHPDYAGLVRFLMEPLLDSADSLRVDCEVSSNQTRALVRLAVDGPEKGRAFGRGGRNIYAIRTVLSAAAQAVGQTVHLDVFGGIPHGPEGEREHSPRSASHGRPERRDGDRPPRPTRRSVDSQ